One part of the Phacochoerus africanus isolate WHEZ1 chromosome 7, ROS_Pafr_v1, whole genome shotgun sequence genome encodes these proteins:
- the SMIM10L1 gene encoding small integral membrane protein 10-like protein 1 has product MAATSAPSSLALRGPTQAAAPSSYGVFCKGLSRTLLAFFELAWQLRMNFPYFYIAGSVVLNIRLQVHF; this is encoded by the coding sequence ATGGCTGCTACGTCGGCTCCGTCATCCTTGGCCCTGAGGGGCCCGACCCAGGCCGCGGCCCCCAGCTCGTACGGCGTCTTCTGCAAGGGGCTCTCCCGCACCCTGCTTGCCTTCTTCGAGCTGGCCTGGCAGCTGCGCATGAACTTCCCCTACTTCTACATCGCGGGCTCCGTGGTCCTCAACATCCGCTTGCAGGTACACTTCTAG